A section of the Mangifera indica cultivar Alphonso chromosome 12, CATAS_Mindica_2.1, whole genome shotgun sequence genome encodes:
- the LOC123230374 gene encoding light-regulated protein, chloroplastic-like has translation MQASLSFSPSFLSIVTPSKTLALPGRVMPRQQTSLCPSIKATPVSDSSTVDYSSMTSVFPAEACETIGGDACDAEMYPEVKLKPEIPSSKAETSSESIDRDYLDYSSPKTVFPGEACDDLGGEFCEPKYQEGVY, from the exons ATGCAGGCATCTTTGAGCTTTTCCCCATCATTTCTCTCCATTGTTACACCGTCCAAAACCTTGGCTTTGCCAGGCAGAGTCATGCCAAGACAGCAGACTTCCCTGTGTCCCTCCATCAAAGCAACTCCTGTGTCCGATTCTTCAACAGTTGACTATAGTTCCATGACCTC tgtATTTCCCGCTGAGGCTTGCGAGACAATTGGAGGGGATGCATGTGATGCTGAAATGTATCCTGAGGTCAAGCTCAAACCTGAGATCCCGAGCAGCAAGGCGGAGACTAGTTCAGAGTCGATAGACAGAGACTATCTAGACTACAGCAGTCCAAAGAC TGTGTTTCCAGGAGAGGCTTGTGATGACCTTGGTGGAGAATTCTGCGAACCCAAGTATCAGGAAGGAGTTTACTAG
- the LOC123230373 gene encoding uncharacterized protein LOC123230373 isoform X2, whose translation MVERFFLRRSSATMSESDPIMLLSGPHSCGKTSLLFQFAFNCASESTGNGKVMFLCNRRRLETKPPFLSQGIDPSSHVFKRIHMKTCQERYANPRGRDLAMVRTLALCHNAITKANEKGPCKLLLSDAHHGNTPRLLFIYKRWISSIFTIKGDGFGSFLLKNIDHSGSGSVGWMRTAKHSIALQYLMLEEVTEDGE comes from the exons ATGGTGGAGAGGTTCTTCTTGCGTAGGAGTAGCGCAACCATGTCTGAGTCTGACCCAATCATGCTTCTCTCAGGCCCCCATTCTTg TGGGAAGACGTCGCTGCTGTTCCAGTTTGCATTCAACTGCGCATCGGAGAGCACTGGGAATGGCAAAGTCATGTTTTTATGTAACCGCCGCAGGCTTGAAACTAAACCCCCCTTTCTCTCTCAAGGCATTGATCCATCTTCCCATGTCTTTAAGCGTATCCATATGAA GACTTGCCAAGAAAGATATGCTAATCCTCGGGGTAGAGACTTGGCTATGGTGAGGACGCTAGCTTTGTGCCACAATGCCATAACAAAGGCAAA TGAAAAAGGACCTTGTAAGCTTCTGTTGTCTGATGCCCACCATGGGAACACTCCAagattactatttatttataagagaTGGATCTCAAGCATCTTTACAATCAAAG GTGATGGCTTTGGAtcatttcttttgaaaaatattgacCATTCAGGGAGCGGTAGTGTGGGGTGGATGAGAACTGCAAAGCACTCTATAGCTCTTCAGTATCTGATGTTGGAAGAGGTGACAGAGGATGGTGAATAG
- the LOC123193411 gene encoding E3 ubiquitin-protein ligase DIS1-like has product MASGNPFYDDLRNKPEVIDPPQSEDMMDISEPSVNDPTQTALKPNLTVSSSVRELLECPVCLNAMYPPIHQCSNGHTLCSGCKPRVHNRCPTCRHELGNIRCLALEKVAASLELPCKYQSYGCIGIYPYYSKLKHESQCVFRPYNCPYAGSECTVVGDIPYLVAHLKDDHKVDMHSGSTFNHRYVKANPHEVENATWMLTVFSCFGQYFCLHFEAFQLGVAPVYIAFLRFMGDDNEAKNYSYSLEVGGNGRKMIWQGVPRSIRDSHKKVRDSFDGLIIQRNMALFFSGGDRKELKLRVTGRIWKEQ; this is encoded by the exons ATGGCATCTGGGAATCCGTTTTATGATGATCTACGTAACAAACCTGAGGTTATTGATCCTCCTCAAAGTGAGGATATGATGGATATCAGTGAGCCTTCTGTGAATGATCCAACTCAAACTGCTCTTAAACCTAATTTGACCGTGTCTAGTAGTGTTCGTGAACTCTTAGAATGTCCTGTATGCTTAAATGCCATGTACCCACCAATTCATCAG TGTTCAAATGGGCACACCTTGTGTTCTGGTTGTAAGCCCAGGGTGCACAATCGATGCCCCACTTGCAGGCATGAACTTGGCAACATTAGATGTCTTGCACTAGAGAAGGTGGCTGCATCTCTTGAGCTTCCATGTAAATATCAGAGCTATGGGTGCATAGGCATATATCCATATTACAGCAAGCTGAAACATGAATCCCAGTGTGTCTTTAGGCCATATAACTGTCCTTATGCGGGATCAGAATGTACAGTCGTGGGTGATATTCCTTATTTGGTTGCCCATTTGAAAGATGATCACAAAGTTGACATGCACAGTGGCAGTACTTTTAACCATCGTTATGTCAAAGCAAATCCTCATGAGGTTGAGAATGCCACATGGATGCTAACG gTTTTCAGTTGCTTTGGTCAGTACTTCTGTCTGCATTTTGAAGCCTTCCAGCTTGGTGTGGCTCCTGTTTACATAGCATTCCTGCGGTTTATGGGTGATGATAATGAGGCCAAAAACTACAGCTACAGTCTTGAAGTTGGTGGTAATGGGAGGAAGATGATATGGCAAGGAGTGCCTAGAAGCATAAGGGACAGCCACAAAAAGGTGCGTGACAGTTTCGATGGTCTCATTATCCAAAGAAACATGGCTCTATTCTTCTCAGGTGGTGACCGAAAAGAATTGAAACTTAGAGTGACTGGAAGAATTTGGAAAGAGCAGTGA
- the LOC123230373 gene encoding uncharacterized protein LOC123230373 isoform X1, protein MVERFFLRRSSATMSESDPIMLLSGPHSCGKTSLLFQFAFNCASESTGNGKVMFLCNRRRLETKPPFLSQGIDPSSHVFKRIHMKYLDDDEGIKKYFAAFHLHEIFPAAVIVDDFGDFFHERTCQERYANPRGRDLAMVRTLALCHNAITKANEKGPCKLLLSDAHHGNTPRLLFIYKRWISSIFTIKGDGFGSFLLKNIDHSGSGSVGWMRTAKHSIALQYLMLEEVTEDGE, encoded by the exons ATGGTGGAGAGGTTCTTCTTGCGTAGGAGTAGCGCAACCATGTCTGAGTCTGACCCAATCATGCTTCTCTCAGGCCCCCATTCTTg TGGGAAGACGTCGCTGCTGTTCCAGTTTGCATTCAACTGCGCATCGGAGAGCACTGGGAATGGCAAAGTCATGTTTTTATGTAACCGCCGCAGGCTTGAAACTAAACCCCCCTTTCTCTCTCAAGGCATTGATCCATCTTCCCATGTCTTTAAGCGTATCCATATGAA ATATTTGGATGATGACGAAGGTATTAAGAAGTACTTTGCCGCATTTCACCTGCATGAAATATTTCCTGCTGCGGtgattgttgatgattttgGGGATTTCTTTCACGAAAG GACTTGCCAAGAAAGATATGCTAATCCTCGGGGTAGAGACTTGGCTATGGTGAGGACGCTAGCTTTGTGCCACAATGCCATAACAAAGGCAAA TGAAAAAGGACCTTGTAAGCTTCTGTTGTCTGATGCCCACCATGGGAACACTCCAagattactatttatttataagagaTGGATCTCAAGCATCTTTACAATCAAAG GTGATGGCTTTGGAtcatttcttttgaaaaatattgacCATTCAGGGAGCGGTAGTGTGGGGTGGATGAGAACTGCAAAGCACTCTATAGCTCTTCAGTATCTGATGTTGGAAGAGGTGACAGAGGATGGTGAATAG